From the bacterium genome, one window contains:
- a CDS encoding PAS domain-containing protein, giving the protein MLDYMQFHRAILDHLNEGVLATDAAGLVQYMNPVAERMTGWPLWEAVNRPLADILDQQGGWQGPPLPELLDSGDCILQHPCRYQARWGEILERRVSASPLYQGSFRCGTVLVFHEASPSA; this is encoded by the coding sequence ATGTTGGATTACATGCAGTTCCACCGCGCCATTCTCGACCATCTGAACGAGGGTGTGCTCGCCACCGACGCGGCGGGCTTGGTGCAGTACATGAACCCCGTGGCGGAGCGGATGACGGGCTGGCCCCTTTGGGAAGCGGTCAACCGACCCCTGGCCGACATCCTGGACCAGCAGGGCGGGTGGCAGGGGCCGCCCCTGCCCGAGCTGCTCGATTCCGGCGATTGCATCCTGCAGCACCCCTGCCGCTACCAGGCCCGCTGGGGCGAGATCCTTGAACGGCGGGTGAGCGCCTCCCCCCTTTATCAAGGCTCCTTCCGCTGCGGCACCGTCCTCGTGTTCCATGAGGCGAGTCCCTCCGCCTGA
- a CDS encoding carboxypeptidase M32 — MRQIPPAHRPPAGVDLRKKAGVPTFPPINRSPVMDHLARLKDRLATIADLEAATAVLGWDQHTYMPRGSVEARVRQLTTLQSMSHQLLAADETEDLVAALEARRGELEPLAARLLTVVRRDLDQARRLPAELVRRKSEATGRALDAWMSCRPNNDFASYRPHLEGIFAIVREEAEALGYPDQPYDALLNRFEPGMPTRRLAAVFQELKEGLLPLLRQVLERVDQVEDAFLHRSYDVDLQWQLGLRILQEMGYDFNRGRQDKSPHPFTTSFGIPDVRITTRVNEHDFRTALFGTIHEGGHALYEQNFDPRFDRGPLAQGSSLGIHESQSRLWENLVGRSRPFWNRWFGEVKAMFPAALEGVGFQQFYAAINRVRPSLIRVEADELSYNLHIFIRFELELELLSGRLAVADLPAAWNAKMKENLGVEPPSDADGCLQDMHWADAAVGYFPTYALGNLYGVQIFRQARHDLPDLDGQISSGRLAPLKDWLVERVYRPARGLDPGDLLRQVTGAELSPQPWLDYVREKYGEIYGL; from the coding sequence ATGAGGCAAATTCCGCCCGCCCACCGGCCGCCGGCGGGGGTGGACCTGCGCAAGAAAGCGGGAGTCCCTACCTTCCCGCCCATCAACCGGAGCCCCGTCATGGATCATCTCGCCCGCCTCAAGGACCGCCTGGCCACCATCGCCGACCTGGAGGCCGCCACCGCCGTGCTGGGCTGGGACCAGCACACCTACATGCCGCGCGGATCGGTGGAGGCGCGGGTGCGCCAGCTGACCACCCTGCAGTCCATGTCCCACCAATTGCTGGCGGCGGACGAGACGGAGGACCTGGTGGCGGCCCTGGAGGCGCGGCGCGGGGAGCTTGAGCCCCTGGCGGCCCGACTGCTGACGGTGGTCCGTCGCGACCTGGACCAGGCGCGCCGCCTGCCCGCCGAACTGGTGCGCCGCAAGTCGGAGGCGACGGGCCGCGCCCTCGACGCCTGGATGAGCTGCCGGCCGAACAACGATTTCGCCTCCTACCGCCCCCACCTCGAAGGCATCTTCGCCATCGTGCGGGAGGAGGCGGAGGCCCTGGGCTACCCGGACCAGCCCTACGACGCCCTGCTCAACCGCTTCGAGCCGGGCATGCCCACCCGGCGCCTGGCCGCCGTCTTCCAGGAATTGAAGGAGGGGCTCCTTCCGCTGCTGCGGCAGGTTTTGGAGCGGGTGGACCAGGTGGAGGACGCCTTCCTCCACCGCTCCTACGACGTGGACCTCCAGTGGCAGCTGGGCCTGCGCATCCTGCAGGAGATGGGCTACGATTTCAATCGGGGCCGCCAGGACAAAAGTCCCCATCCCTTCACCACCAGCTTCGGCATCCCCGACGTGCGCATCACGACGCGCGTCAACGAGCACGATTTCCGGACCGCCCTCTTCGGCACCATCCATGAGGGGGGCCACGCCCTTTACGAGCAGAACTTCGACCCGCGCTTCGACCGGGGACCGCTGGCCCAGGGGAGCAGCCTGGGCATCCACGAGAGCCAGAGCCGCCTCTGGGAGAACCTGGTGGGGCGCTCCCGCCCCTTCTGGAACCGCTGGTTCGGCGAGGTGAAGGCCATGTTCCCGGCGGCCCTGGAGGGCGTGGGCTTCCAGCAGTTCTACGCGGCCATCAACCGGGTGCGGCCCAGCCTCATCCGCGTGGAGGCCGACGAACTCAGCTACAACCTGCACATCTTCATCCGCTTCGAGCTGGAGCTGGAGCTGCTCTCCGGCCGCCTGGCCGTGGCCGACCTGCCCGCCGCCTGGAACGCCAAAATGAAGGAGAACCTGGGCGTGGAGCCCCCCAGCGACGCCGACGGCTGTCTGCAGGACATGCACTGGGCGGACGCCGCGGTGGGCTACTTCCCCACCTACGCCCTGGGCAACCTCTACGGAGTGCAGATCTTCCGCCAGGCCCGGCACGACCTGCCCGACCTGGACGGGCAGATCTCCAGCGGACGCCTGGCCCCGCTCAAGGACTGGCTGGTGGAGCGCGTCTACCGCCCCGCCCGCGGCCTGGACCCGGGGGATCTCCTGCGCCAGGTGACCGGCGCCGAGCTTTCCCCCCAGCCCTGGCTGGACTACGTCCGGGAGAAGTACGGCGAGATCTACGGCCTGTAG
- a CDS encoding peroxiredoxin, protein MVLSAGAPAPDFNLPDQDGRLVRLADFAGGWLVLYAYPKDNTPGCTQEAKDFSCLSGEFSRLGARIAGVSPDKTASHRRFMDQQGLDLLLLSDPDHRMLEDYQAWGLKRMMGREYMGVIRSTWLVDPAGRLAAVWSAVKVKDHAREVRETLARLSGARD, encoded by the coding sequence ATGGTCTTGAGCGCAGGCGCGCCCGCGCCCGACTTCAACCTGCCGGACCAGGATGGGCGGCTGGTCCGCCTGGCCGACTTCGCCGGCGGCTGGCTTGTCCTCTACGCCTACCCCAAGGACAACACGCCCGGCTGCACCCAGGAGGCGAAGGACTTCAGCTGCCTTAGCGGGGAGTTCAGCCGCCTGGGCGCCCGCATCGCGGGGGTCAGCCCGGACAAGACCGCCAGCCACCGGCGCTTCATGGATCAACAGGGCCTGGATCTGCTCCTGCTCAGCGACCCGGACCACCGGATGCTGGAGGACTATCAGGCCTGGGGATTGAAGAGGATGATGGGCCGCGAGTACATGGGCGTCATCCGCTCCACATGGCTGGTGGATCCCGCCGGCCGGCTGGCCGCCGTCTGGTCCGCCGTCAAGGTCAAGGACCACGCCCGCGAAGTGCGGGAGACCCTGGCCCGCCTGAGCGGCGCGCGGGACTGA
- a CDS encoding GntG family PLP-dependent aldolase has translation MATLLDFRSDTVTRPDEGMRRAMAAAEVGDDVFGEDPTVARLEERVAALFGREAALLVPSGTMANLIAVGLHCRRGDEAILERRTHTFGHETGGIAGLLGVMPSVVDCAEGWLGLEALAAAIHEEDIHHPRTRLAVVENTANLAGGLVVPLAHLSALAGLCRARGLALHCDGARIWNAAAASGTPLADYGAVVDTLACCLSKGLGCPAGSLLVGDRAHIGEARRLRKMLGGAMRQAGVLAAAGLHALDVFLPRLAEDHQAARRLAHALRLVLDESCQVQEPESNIVLVRTLEPGLTTLLLARWEVRGIRALALDEATIRLVTHHDLPADAPEQVRERLG, from the coding sequence ATGGCCACCCTGCTTGATTTCCGTTCCGACACCGTCACCCGGCCCGACGAAGGCATGCGCCGCGCCATGGCCGCCGCCGAGGTGGGCGACGATGTGTTCGGGGAGGATCCAACCGTGGCGCGGCTGGAGGAGCGCGTGGCGGCCCTCTTCGGCCGCGAGGCGGCCCTCCTCGTGCCGAGCGGCACCATGGCCAACCTGATCGCCGTGGGCCTGCACTGCCGGCGCGGGGACGAGGCGATCCTCGAGCGGCGCACCCACACCTTCGGCCATGAGACGGGGGGCATCGCCGGCCTGCTGGGTGTCATGCCCTCGGTCGTGGACTGCGCGGAGGGCTGGCTCGGCCTGGAGGCCCTGGCCGCGGCCATCCACGAGGAAGACATCCACCACCCCCGCACCCGCTTGGCCGTGGTGGAGAACACGGCCAACCTGGCCGGCGGCCTGGTCGTCCCGCTGGCCCACTTGAGCGCCCTGGCCGGCCTCTGCCGGGCGCGCGGCCTGGCCCTCCACTGTGACGGAGCGCGCATCTGGAATGCCGCGGCCGCCTCGGGCACCCCTCTGGCGGACTACGGCGCGGTGGTGGACACGCTGGCCTGCTGCCTGTCCAAGGGCCTGGGTTGTCCGGCCGGCTCCCTGCTGGTGGGGGACCGCGCCCACATCGGCGAGGCGCGTCGCCTGCGCAAGATGCTGGGTGGCGCCATGCGGCAGGCGGGGGTGCTGGCCGCGGCTGGTCTCCATGCCCTCGATGTCTTCCTGCCCCGCCTGGCGGAGGACCACCAAGCGGCCCGCCGCCTGGCCCACGCGCTGCGCCTGGTGCTGGACGAATCCTGCCAGGTGCAGGAACCGGAGAGCAACATCGTCCTGGTGCGCACGCTGGAACCCGGCCTGACCACCTTGTTGCTGGCACGCTGGGAGGTCCGCGGCATCCGCGCCCTGGCCCTGGACGAGGCCACCATCCGTCTCGTCACCCACCACGACCTGCCCGCCGACGCCCCGGAACAGGTGCGCGAGCGGCTAGGCTGA
- a CDS encoding methyl-accepting chemotaxis protein — protein sequence MAKALDKFKDWFDHLRIGRKLHLVNVFLLGLTALFIVLFFPLFLQTMLDKRLEDHVQVMARMTCHGLEAGLIFEDSIAVADRLAGLQTVAEVDRGSILDAKGRPMAVYVRPGAAVSSNFLSDAATLILTPDDPIRIVNRPGHKVAVMGLFSEGQALGRLVLDLSMASRDRDIRLIRLLSLAVAMGGLAVGTFMFGLIVRRVVRPLRGLEQAARRVAEGDLETEAPTQSHDEIGQLAVTFNGMLERLRESTHQAIDRQAYLTHAVENLLAGMDRFAAGDLTVHLEAGHEDEVGRLVAGFNHSLTRLRELISSVAANGALLDEAADTLSQVAGVMLGTARESDQRSGEMALQTREVNLHIQSVVTATMEMSATINEIARSSAEAAGMATQAVGTAEEAVSTIDKLDLSSRKIGEVVRFITGIAEQTNLLALNATIEAARAGDAGRGFAVVANEVKELARETARATEEIGTRVAAIQTDSTQAMQAITRINDAITRVSDIQTAIASSVEEQAAASHEIGQSLGRAAKGSTSITDSAELTVQAARETAAEAQKVQESAGRLSVVAGNLTEAVRRFQA from the coding sequence ATGGCGAAAGCCCTGGATAAGTTCAAGGACTGGTTCGACCACTTGAGGATCGGCCGGAAGTTGCATCTGGTCAACGTCTTCCTCTTGGGATTGACGGCATTATTCATTGTCCTGTTCTTCCCCTTATTCCTGCAGACGATGCTTGACAAGCGCCTGGAGGACCACGTCCAGGTCATGGCGCGCATGACCTGTCACGGGTTGGAGGCGGGACTCATTTTCGAGGACAGCATCGCCGTGGCCGACCGTCTGGCCGGCTTGCAGACGGTCGCCGAAGTGGATCGCGGCAGTATCCTGGACGCGAAAGGCCGGCCCATGGCCGTCTACGTGCGACCCGGAGCGGCGGTGTCGTCCAATTTCCTGTCCGACGCAGCGACCCTGATCCTGACGCCCGACGATCCCATCCGCATCGTCAACAGGCCGGGGCACAAGGTGGCGGTGATGGGGTTGTTCAGCGAAGGGCAGGCGCTGGGCCGGCTAGTGCTGGATCTATCCATGGCTTCCCGGGACCGGGACATCCGGCTCATCCGCCTGCTGTCCCTGGCGGTGGCCATGGGCGGCCTCGCCGTGGGCACCTTCATGTTCGGTCTGATCGTGCGCCGGGTGGTGCGGCCCCTGCGCGGATTGGAGCAGGCCGCGCGCCGCGTGGCCGAGGGTGATCTGGAGACGGAGGCGCCCACCCAATCCCACGATGAGATCGGGCAGCTGGCGGTGACCTTCAACGGCATGCTGGAGCGCCTGCGGGAATCCACCCACCAAGCCATCGACCGCCAAGCCTATCTCACCCATGCCGTGGAGAATTTGTTGGCGGGCATGGATCGTTTCGCCGCCGGGGATCTCACCGTGCACCTGGAAGCCGGGCATGAGGACGAGGTGGGCCGCCTCGTCGCCGGTTTCAACCACTCGCTCACCCGGCTGCGGGAACTCATCTCCTCCGTCGCCGCCAACGGCGCCCTGCTCGACGAGGCGGCCGACACTCTGTCCCAGGTGGCCGGCGTGATGCTGGGCACCGCCCGGGAAAGCGACCAGCGTTCGGGTGAGATGGCGCTTCAGACGCGCGAGGTCAACCTGCACATCCAGAGCGTGGTGACCGCCACCATGGAAATGAGCGCCACCATCAACGAAATCGCGCGCAGCTCGGCGGAAGCCGCCGGCATGGCCACCCAGGCCGTGGGCACGGCGGAGGAAGCGGTTTCCACCATTGACAAGCTGGACCTGAGCAGCCGCAAGATCGGCGAGGTGGTGCGGTTCATCACCGGTATCGCGGAGCAGACCAATTTGCTGGCCCTCAACGCCACCATCGAGGCGGCCCGCGCCGGGGATGCCGGTCGGGGCTTCGCCGTGGTGGCGAATGAAGTGAAGGAGTTGGCGCGGGAGACGGCGCGCGCCACGGAAGAGATCGGCACACGCGTGGCCGCCATCCAGACGGATTCGACCCAGGCCATGCAGGCCATCACACGCATCAACGACGCCATCACCCGGGTGAGCGACATCCAGACGGCCATTGCCAGTTCCGTGGAGGAGCAGGCCGCCGCATCGCATGAGATCGGGCAGAGCCTGGGCCGGGCCGCCAAGGGTTCCACCTCCATCACCGACAGCGCCGAGTTGACCGTCCAGGCCGCGCGCGAAACGGCGGCAGAGGCGCAAAAGGTCCAGGAATCCGCCGGGCGGCTTTCCGTGGTGGCCGGCAATCTGACAGAGGCGGTACGCCGCTTCCAGGCCTGA
- the mutM gene encoding bifunctional DNA-formamidopyrimidine glycosylase/DNA-(apurinic or apyrimidinic site) lyase yields the protein MPELPEVETVARQLDLVLPGRRLRALRVLDPKLAALSSLAPRLRGGRWGPVRRSGKRVILPLMGCAQAPDGWLAVHLRMTGRLLATEADAPDPPHLRLVLELDQGRLCFADSRRFGTVEWLEREEELAPPGLDPFDPACTAARLAEMARPCPGPLKGWLLDQRRICGLGNIYACEILHAAGLSPHRPASSLTRGEWTSLRRHMRAILTRAIALCGTTFSDFQDSRGLEGSFGRLLKVYRRQGGACPRCGGELWREVVAGRGTFWCPGCQH from the coding sequence ATGCCCGAGCTGCCCGAGGTCGAGACCGTCGCGCGCCAGCTGGACTTGGTCCTGCCGGGCCGTCGCCTGCGCGCCCTGCGCGTGCTGGACCCCAAACTGGCTGCCCTGTCATCGCTGGCCCCGCGCCTGCGGGGCGGGCGCTGGGGACCCGTCCGTCGTTCGGGCAAGCGCGTCATCCTGCCGCTGATGGGCTGCGCCCAGGCGCCCGACGGCTGGCTGGCCGTCCATCTGCGCATGACCGGCCGCCTGCTCGCCACGGAGGCCGACGCGCCCGATCCGCCCCACCTCCGGCTTGTGCTTGAGCTGGACCAGGGGCGTCTCTGCTTCGCGGACAGCCGGCGTTTCGGCACGGTGGAGTGGCTGGAGCGGGAGGAGGAGCTGGCGCCGCCCGGTCTCGATCCCTTCGACCCGGCCTGCACGGCGGCCCGGCTGGCGGAGATGGCCCGCCCCTGCCCGGGTCCGCTCAAGGGTTGGCTCCTGGACCAGCGCCGGATCTGCGGCCTGGGCAACATCTACGCCTGCGAGATCCTGCACGCCGCCGGCCTGTCGCCGCACCGGCCCGCCTCCTCCCTGACCCGCGGCGAATGGACCAGCCTGCGGCGCCACATGCGGGCCATCCTGACGCGGGCCATCGCCCTCTGCGGCACCACGTTCTCGGATTTCCAGGACAGCCGCGGGCTGGAGGGCTCCTTCGGCCGGCTGCTCAAGGTCTACCGGCGCCAGGGCGGGGCTTGTCCCCGCTGCGGCGGAGAGCTGTGGCGGGAGGTTGTCGCCGGGCGCGGCACCTTCTGGTGCCCCGGCTGCCAACATTGA
- a CDS encoding branched-chain amino acid aminotransferase, protein MGSFPVTRVASSRRSSINYDDLRFGLYFTDHIFVMDYSKGSWHSPRIDPNEPMAISPANMTLHYGQAVFEGLKAFRRKDGGVVLFRPESHVARLNRSCRALCIPELPEDTVLQGLKELIELERDFVPSTRGHSLYIRPFVIAMDNLLGVQSSQSFRLIILLSPVATYYPEGLKPVRLHVAQHHSRAAKGGLGMAKTPANYAASLLPAKKAKEKGYTQVLWLDAAEHTYIEEVGTMNIFFKVNGELFTPPLDGDTILAGITRLSVIELCRHWGLPVHEQRVTIQRLFEYHHARELKEVFGTGTAAVISPVGEIHYNNESMLMNGEAAGPMAQRLYDAITGIQYGEQNDPFGWVVPVC, encoded by the coding sequence ATGGGAAGCTTCCCCGTCACCCGCGTCGCCAGCAGCCGCCGCAGCAGCATCAATTACGACGACTTGCGCTTCGGCTTGTACTTCACGGACCACATCTTCGTGATGGATTATTCCAAGGGCAGCTGGCACAGCCCGCGCATCGATCCCAACGAACCCATGGCCATCTCCCCGGCCAACATGACCCTGCATTACGGCCAGGCCGTCTTCGAGGGCCTCAAGGCCTTCCGGCGCAAGGACGGAGGCGTCGTCCTCTTCCGCCCGGAGTCCCATGTGGCGAGGCTCAACCGCAGCTGCCGGGCCCTGTGCATTCCGGAGCTGCCCGAGGACACGGTGCTGCAGGGCCTCAAGGAGCTGATCGAGCTGGAACGGGATTTCGTGCCATCCACCCGCGGCCACAGCCTCTACATCCGGCCCTTCGTCATCGCCATGGACAACCTGCTGGGCGTCCAGTCCAGCCAGAGCTTCCGCCTCATCATCCTCCTCAGTCCGGTGGCGACCTATTACCCGGAGGGGCTGAAGCCCGTCCGCCTGCACGTCGCCCAGCACCACAGCCGGGCCGCCAAGGGCGGCCTGGGCATGGCCAAGACGCCGGCCAATTACGCCGCCAGCCTTTTGCCGGCGAAGAAGGCCAAGGAGAAGGGCTACACCCAGGTCCTCTGGCTGGACGCCGCCGAGCACACATACATCGAGGAGGTGGGCACCATGAACATCTTCTTCAAGGTGAACGGCGAACTCTTCACCCCGCCCCTCGATGGCGACACCATCCTGGCCGGCATCACCCGGCTCAGCGTGATCGAGCTGTGCCGGCATTGGGGCCTGCCCGTCCACGAGCAGCGGGTCACCATCCAGCGCCTCTTCGAGTACCACCATGCGCGGGAGCTGAAGGAGGTCTTCGGCACGGGCACGGCGGCGGTGATCAGCCCCGTGGGCGAGATCCACTACAACAACGAGTCCATGCTGATGAACGGCGAAGCGGCCGGCCCCATGGCCCAGCGCCTCTATGACGCCATCACGGGCATCCAATACGGGGAGCAGAACGATCCTTTCGGCTGGGTCGTGCCCGTCTGCTGA